A stretch of the Halomarina ordinaria genome encodes the following:
- a CDS encoding SDR family NAD(P)-dependent oxidoreductase, protein MRLQDKVVVVTGGSSGIGRAIAIRTANEGAMVVNADVRRTPRTDAVPTDELITDTGGSAAFFETDVTDLTNMRETMRRTVETFDGVDVVVNNAGRAASYALTDTDEENWQGTVELNLTGVYHGCLAGVERMLDADGGALVNVGSVFGVVGSPNSASYSAAKGGVIALTQQIARDYATKDIRANAVSPGFVDTPMFREDTHAGTLDYAERRTPMRRVGNADEIAAGVAFLASDDASFVTGHNLIIDGGYAMA, encoded by the coding sequence GGTCGGGCGATCGCGATTCGAACCGCGAACGAAGGAGCAATGGTGGTCAATGCCGACGTGAGGCGGACTCCACGAACCGATGCTGTCCCAACCGACGAACTCATCACCGACACTGGCGGGTCAGCAGCCTTCTTCGAGACAGATGTTACTGATCTCACGAACATGCGCGAGACGATGCGACGGACCGTCGAGACGTTCGACGGGGTTGACGTCGTCGTTAACAACGCTGGACGCGCAGCGTCGTACGCGTTGACGGACACCGACGAGGAGAATTGGCAGGGGACAGTCGAACTCAACCTGACGGGTGTCTACCACGGCTGTCTGGCAGGTGTCGAACGAATGCTTGATGCCGATGGCGGCGCGCTCGTCAACGTCGGAAGCGTTTTCGGGGTCGTAGGGTCGCCAAATTCTGCGTCCTACAGTGCGGCAAAAGGCGGCGTTATCGCCCTGACGCAACAGATCGCGCGTGACTATGCGACGAAGGATATCCGAGCCAACGCGGTTTCGCCGGGATTCGTCGATACCCCCATGTTCAGAGAGGACACACATGCGGGAACGCTTGACTACGCCGAGCGACGGACGCCAATGCGTCGCGTCGGAAATGCTGACGAAATAGCGGCGGGCGTCGCGTTCCTCGCGAGCGACGACGCCTCGTTTGTGACGGGCCACAACCTCATCATCGACGGAGGCTATGCAATGGCTTGA